The Labilibaculum sp. sequence CTTTTTAATTGATAAAACAGCGTAGTGTTTTTGATTGGGGTGGATTGGAGTGACCGTATCAATATTGAAGCTGTTTTTATCACCGGTGAAATTCCATGCAGTGGTACTATTCCAATTCTTGTCATGCCCTTCTCTGTCACTAAGAGCATATTCAAATCCACGGTTTTGAACTAATTCGGCATACAAACCACCGTCGGCAGCATAATTGATGTCTTCAAAAAATATTCCAATCAATAAATCACTAATGGACTTGCTTTTTTCCAAATCGATGGAAATTTCAGCATCCAGCGCTTTTAATGATTTGAATCGTTGAGAATCTTCACTCAGACTTTCATTTCTTTGTTGTTCATGGTACTGACTCCATTCATAATGTTTAATCAAACCATCAATTGTTTTCCATGATGTTTTTTGAATGATACCTGTTTGTTTTTCACCATCAATCATAACAACAACGCGGTCGTTTAAACGATCACTTTCGCTTCCTTCAACTGTCGTTGTATAGGTTTTAAAATCTGTAGTCGTTGTTTTATATACCTTTTGACTTCCATCCTGATCGCTCAGCCAGCTAATCAGATAATTTCCTGAACCAGTCTGAAAGGAAATTTCCGGCAAAAGAACATTGCCTTTGTCCATTACATAGGGATAGGCTTGTCTGCCCCAGGTAAATAAATCACTTGTGGCTGCATGTGCAAACTGCCCGACTTCTTCATTTAAAGTCCAAATGCAGTGCCACTGTTCCTTCTGATCCAGAAAAACATAGGGTGTGATCAATCTTTTTTGACTTCCCCAACGTCCAAAATCACTGAAAAGGAATCTATATTCCGGACCAATGCCATGCCAGTTTTTTTTATCAGTACTCCAGGCATAATGCAATCCGTTGCTGCCGTTATTTTTAACTGTAGCATAAGAAAACACATAAGCTGAATCGGGTTCGTTAGCGAACACGGTCTGAAATAACGATAAAACAATCAAGCTCAGCAATAAATAAAATCGTTTCATAGAGTATTATGTTTCTGTCTTAAAATTATTTTACTGTCTTAATTTGAACAATCCACAAGCATGAGCAGCTAATTCACGGCCAAATGTATCCGAAGTCGTACTGATTTCTTCGCCCGTCCACAAATTAATCACCTTACAGTTTGAATTTACACCAATTTCATTTAGCTCAACAGCAACTTCCACAGGTGAATCTGAAATATTGAAAAGGGCAAGATAAATATCACCGGTAATGGAATTTTTAGAAGTAATGGCAAGCTTTCCATCCTTTTGAAAAAGTTGACGTACATTACTTCCTTCACGGTGCATTTCCAATACTTCCTGGTTCGTCAACAAGGAAAGTGTAAACTCATCATTACTTGGAAGATCACCTCCAAACATTAACGGCGACTTGAAAATTGTGAACAAAGTCATTAGTGTGTATTGCTCATCCATACTCAAACGGGTCATGCGGTCATTTCCACGCTCCCCGCGAATAGAGATGCGTCCCAATGGAATCATATCGCAATCGGGCCAGGTTCCAGGTGCAATGTAAGGATACCATTTTTGACAAATATCCATTAGATGGGTGATGTGTGCCCAGGTATCCCAAACATCATCAACCATTCGCCACATATTGGCATGATTTTGCACATGTTCCCCTGCTTCAATGGGTGTTTCTCCGGGGGAAGTGCTAAGGACAATCGGACGGCCACAGTGATCAATCGCTTTGCGAATCAGTTCAATTTCTCCTTGATGATACGGGCGTGACAAGTCATCAATTTTGATAAAATCAACACCCCATTCGGCATACAATTCAAAAATTGAGTTGTAATATTCCTGTGCACCTGATTTATCTGCTATAATCGTATAATTGTCCTTCAACCATTCACACTGTAGTTCTGTGGAATAGATCTGATCAGCTGTAATACCGTCTGTTCCTTTAATTGGCAATTTATTTTCTACAGCCACTTTCGGTATGCCACGCATGATATGAATCCCAAATTTTAAGCCTTTATTATGAATGTAATTTGCTAATTCTTTAAACCCTTTACCTTCTTTTGCTGAAGGAAACCGATTTACCGCAGGTTGGTAACGTCCGTATTCATCAATCACATAACGCGGATCTGTTTGGTTGTATCCTCCTGCTTTGTCATTTTCGACAAACCAGCGAATGTCCACCACAATGTATTCCCAACCATAAGCTTTTAGCTTTTCAGCCATATAGCCGGCATTGGCTTTCACTTCATGTTCTTCAACGGTTGGTCCATAACAATCCCAACTGTTCCAACCCATAGGTGGAGTTTGCGCCCAGGATTTAAATTCGTTTTTATTGAAGGTTTTAATCGCCTTTTTAGGTTGGCAGGAAGCAAAGAAAGCCAGTATAAAAATGGATAAGAAAAAAATAGATGATCTCATTTCAGTTTTGGGTTTAGGTTCTATTAAATTGTAAGGTTCAAAATAAAAGTACAAAATACGTTTTCTTCAATATCTGCACAACTTTAATTGGATGTTCTTCAGAATAAAGAAAAGAATCAATGCAAAAATCTAAATGGTACTCTGAATATGCCATATCTACAGTGTCCATTTAAGATCAATTTCCACTATTCGAAAAACAAAAAAGTCACCTAATCAAAAATAGCTACATGTAAACATATTAATATTCACAAATTCTATAAACGTTAAGAACACTTTTAAACAGATCACCAAATTCTTCTCTATCTCCATATTTCATTATTTCAACAGATAAATAATCTATATGATGAAATAATGAAGTCACCTGTTAATTTCCCAAAAGAGAATTAGACTTTAAATCAAACCCCGAAAGAAAAAACCACAGAAAAATCCTCCTGCTATACAGGCTTGTTTGGAAAATTTCTGCGGTTTGTATTCATATTAAACAATGATTTAAAGTTTTTCTGACAGAGCTTTACCGATGTATGTTACTGTTCTCACAGGAGTATTTTCAGCCAAACCAGTTCCTGAAATTGAATTCACCAAAACCAAACGAAACTGACGTTCAGACAACATGCCTGAGAATTCTCCCTTTCGGTCTGAAATACTCAATGTTTGCTGTGCGTCGTCCCATTTGAAAGAAATAGTTGAATAAGCTCCTTTTTCGTAATTGTAGTTGTCTCCTTCATCTTCATACAAAGTAAATTCACCATCAGCACCGGGATAAATACGAATCTCCAGATCGTCCCACTTTTTCTCTGATGCATATTGAACTTCAGGGCCCCATGGTAAAATAGAACCTGCTTTCACATACAATGGGATCAGATCAATTGGTGCTTCTCGGTTTATTTCCTGACCGCCAGCCAATTTCTCGCCTGTCCAAAAATCAAACCATTCAGTCCCGGCAGGCAGATAAATCCGGCGACTATCGGTTTTACTAAAATTACTGAAAACCTTATCATTATTTTTACCGGTATACATGGGTTTTATAACAGGTGCTACCAACAGAGACTGACCAAATACATATTCATCATTCAAATCAGCAACCTTTTTATCATCAGGGAAAAGCAAGGGCAGCGCATACATAAACGAACCTGAATTGCTGGTTACCTGCCAAGCTGTTGAATACAAATAAGGAAGCATTCGGTAACGCAGCTTAATCATCTTTTCAATGGCATCAAAAGCCCAATCTCCTCGTTTACCAAACTGATAAATTTCACGAGGAATATCTGTTCCATGCGAACGCATCATTGGAGTTAAGGCACCGAACTGAGCCCAACGAACATAAAGCTCCTGATATTCAGGATTTTTAGCACCACCGTCTTTATTGTATCTGCCGGCAAAGAAACCTCCAATGTCTGCATTCCAATATGGTACACCACTCAATGAGAAGTTTACGGCAGCCGGAATTTGTTTTCCCAGATTTTCCCAACTCGAACCGGTATCTCCCGACCATGAATTGGCGCCATTTCGTTGCTGTCCGGCAAATGATGAACGGGTTAAAATATACACCCGCTTTTCAGAGGTCGTTTCCCGTTGATGATCGTAAATTCCTTTGGTATGTTCCAGAGAAAAAGCATTAGACACCGATTGGTATGACCCAAGAAAAGTAGGTTCTACAAAATCGCTCTCTTTCACATTAATATGGTCAGGTTCTGTAGAATCAAGCCACCAGGCATCTGTTCCAATCGAGAATACACCCTTGTTCAAATAATCCCAATAAATATCGCGGGCTTCCGGGTTATAAACATCATAAGGTTTAACACCTCCATTGGGTGGCCAAGTATCAAAATTTATTAGCATGCCTTTCGACTCAAATTCTTTGTATTGCTTGGTTAACGGACCAAATCCCGGCCATGCAACCACCATCAGGTGACCGTTCATTCCGTGAACCTGATCAGCCATGACTTTCGGGTTAGGATATTCAATTGGTTTCCAAGTCATGGCATTCCACATACTGTCTTTGCCCCAGTATTGCCAATCCTGAATCATTCCGTCAATCGGAACCTGCAATTTTCTGTATTCTTTCAATACATTTACCAGCTCGTCCTGAGTTTTATAGCGTTCTTTGGATTGCCAATATCCAAATGTCCATAATGGCATCATGGGCGCCTGACCTGTTAAGTCTCGCATTTGTGCCACTGCCTTTGTTCCTATCCCTGAATACATGAAATAATAATCGGCACAATCACCAATTGCCTCAAACGAAGTTTCTTCATCATTATCTACAAAAGTGTTTACGGCATAATTATCCCAATAAAGAGCATAACCTTTTGAGGAATAGAAGTAAGGGATCGTAATATTCAGATTTGAATTCTTCATTTCGAGGGTTTGGCCTCTTTGCATCAGCTTGCCATTTTGAATCTGCCCAAGTCCGTAAAGTGCTTCATCATTTTCCAATGCAAAGGCTTGTTTTACCGTGAAACTGGCTTTGCCGGCATCATCAAACGGAGTAAATCTGGAACCAGCTTCTTTTTCTGTCAGCAATTCATTTCCGTTCAGGTCAGCAAATTCAATCTTACCACTTACAAGATCGAGGGTCAGCTGAAGTGCGCTGCTTTTTACAGTAATCAACTGATCTGTTTTATTTATTTCCAGTAGTTGTGCTTCCGGCGATTTAATTACCGAAAGAGATTTTTTTTCGAAATTGAAGCCTTGCTTCGATTTGATAATCCTAACAATTTCAGGTGAGAAAAACTGTACTTCAATCTCAGTTGAGTCAATTGCAGCTTTTATTCCAAATTGAGTTTTCTCATATCCGTCAGGAGCGCAAGAAGCCATCCATATGGACAAGCAAATAAAAGACAGGTAAATAATTTTTCGCATAATTTGTTTCTTTGAGTTACTATTGGTTTTTTGGTTGCAGCAGCTTGTTGGACAAACGAATTAAAAACAGATAGCGAGAAACTGTATTTAACAGATTCAGCTGAAAGTATTGCTTTAAGAGTGAATTTTTCTCGCAGAAATAACATTTCCATTACAAATATTTACCATACGACCTGTCCATTAGTTTTGATTTATTCACACTTTCAAAAAAAAGGTTTAAAATACTTTTTAATATACGAATTCCGAAAATAAATAAAAAATATAGGAAGTTGCCACACAGGGAGGTCAAATTATTGCTTATAATTTGGAGATGCGTATTATACACCATGCGACAACCAATACAGACCTTACCATTTAAATTTACAAATTGATTTTCTGAAATGTGTATTTTAGGAATTTGCAAGTTTTAAGCGAACCCATTTGTGAATTTCCCCTCATTAATCGATGTTTTTGTCGAAATGTTTTTTTATTCGACAATAAAAGTGTTATTCACAATTAAAATCTATACTTATTAATTTCGATTCATATCTATTTTAAAATTCCCGGAAATTTGATTTTAAAAAAATGAAATAGATTCCATTTGCAAATCTTGTCAGTGGTTTATTTTGTGGATCAATAAGAACCAAAAAGCGTAAGAATTAGTTCAAAAACAAAAGCCAAGATCTTAAAAAAGACCTTGGCTTAGCCTTATTAATTGATATTTTTAATACCCAGGATTATTCGGGAGTAAATTTTCATTAATATCAATGTCTCCTTGAGGTACTGGCCACAACCACCCCTTGCTTGCATTAAAGTTTATAGTAGTTATCTTAATCTGTTCGAACACCCATTTAGTTGGGTCTGCAGGGTCAGATAATTTCGATTTGTCATAACCATACACATCATGTACTAAGGATTCATCTTTCCAACGCAGCATATCTGCATACCGTGTTCCCTCCATGCAAAATTCGACTCTTCTTTCATGTCTTACTATTTCACGAAGTTGAGTTTGGTTAAGCCCGGTTCCTTCAACAGATTCAACAGCAGGCATTCCCACTCTTGCACGAACAGCATCAATCAGGTCATAAATTTCCTGATCCGTACTACCAGATTCGATTAGCGCTTCAGCACGCATCAGGCAGATGTCTGCATATCGCATCAAGATCGTATTCAGGGTACTGGTGTTGACGTCGGCAACTCCATACTCCGCATACTTACGTGGTTTGGCGCCACAAGGGTATTCAGCATAACTGGCAGGAATAAAAGTAGCATCGCCATATGTTGAACCCGGAAGAACTACAGTACTAGCAAGTCTTGGATCTCTGTTTGTATAAGGATCCTGATCGTTGTAACCGGATGTTGCATCTGTTATCGGCAACCCATTGGTCATGTAATATGAATTAATCATATCGGCTGTAATGTTCGACGTTTGCCAGGTACCCAGAACAAATGGCTCTGCCGGCCATGGTTGGGGTTGATTTGTTGTGTATTGAATATCAAAAATAACTTCACTATTATTCTCCTTGGCTTCTGTGAAAAGACCAGAGTAGTCTGAGAAAAAATCATAAACCTCAAGATCCATAACATCCTTAGCTGCTTGTGCAGCCTCATCCCATTGTTCATTATAAAGCAAGATTTTTGCTTTATAGGCCAATGCTGCACCTTTAGTCGCACGTCCTACCTCAGAATAAGATTTTGGTAATACAGCGATAGCATCAGTAAAATCAGAAAGAATTTGAGTAAGAACTTCACTTTTAGCATTTCGTGATACGTAGGCTTCATCAAGTGTCAGCACTTCGGTTATAAGTGGCACATCTCCAAAAAAAGTAATTAAATCAGAATAGGCATAAGCTCGTAAAAATTTTGCTTCCGCCACCATCTGAGTTCGCACTTCGTCGCTTACCGGAGCTGTATTGATGTCTTTCATAAATTGATTTGCCCTGGTAAGGATTTTATAATCTTGTTGCCATTTTGCATTCGGAGCCCAGCTGTTTGAATTGGTACTCCATGAGCCAATTTCATTTGAACCCTGCCATGCTGCCTGACAATAACCGTTATCCGACATAAATTCAAACTGATAAAAATGAGTCGGTGTGGCATTTGGCTGAATGGCATTGTAAATACCCATTAGTGCCATTTTAGCCTGGGTTTCGTTTTTATAGAATGTGGTAGGGGACAACCTATCAAGAGGCGTTTTATCAAGAAAATCGTCTGAACAACCAAACAAAACTGATAAAAGAAAAAATATAGTAATGATTTTATTTGTATTTTTCATCGTTAGGATCTTTTAAAAGTTAACATTTATACCCATAGTCATCACACGAACCTGAGGAAAAGCCTCAGCTCTGGTTTGATCAACTTTTTGCTCAGGATCAAAACCTTTAAAATTCGTGATGGTAAAAGCATTTTGGATACTTCCATAAATTCGTACGGAACCTAATCCAATTCGGGAAACAATTTCAGGACTAAGGGTATACCCCAATTCAATATTCTTCAAACGGAGGTAGGATGCATCTTCCACATAGAAAGACGAATGAACATTCGTACGATATTCGTCTAAAGTTACCCGTGGCATAGTGTTGGATGGATTTTCAGGTGTCCATCTGTCTTTCCACCATGAGCCTAGATTGGCAACACCACTAAATGGCGTAGCAATTTCATAATAAAAATAGCCATCAATGCCTTGTACACCTTGAAAGAATGCACTAAAATCAAATTGTTTCCATTCCAAATTTAGGTTCAACGAATAAGTAAGATCCGGGAACTGTTTCCCAATTACTGTTCTGTCGTTATTCTGATCTACAACGCCATCGCCGTTAAGGTCTCTAAACTTAATGTCTCCCGGCTGCGCAACATAGTTTGAAACAGAAACAACACCAGGCTTTAAAGTATACGTACTTCCATCATAGTCAAAATCAGAGACCTGATAAATTCCATCCATCTTGTAGCCATAAAATGAATTAATGGCGTCCCCCACTTTTTGAGCCTTGGGAGAAGTAAGTTTCTCCGGATCCATTTTTGTAATTTTATTTACAACGTGAGATGCGTTAAACGTAGTACGGAACTTAAGACCATTTGAAAACGTTTTCCGGTAGGTTAAAGAAGCTTCAATTCCCTTATTCTGAACTTCACCGGCATTTACGAAAGGTGCATTCAATTGCATAGTCCATGGAATTTGTCGATCTAAAAGTAAACCTTTTGTTTTTTTGTCAAAATAATCAACGGTCAGTTCCATGCCATTTCTCAATGTCATATCTATACCAAAATTCAATTGTTCTGATGTTTCCCATGATAAATCTTTATTGATCATATCTTCTAAAGCCACACCTGAATATAGGGCACCTCCAAGCGAATAATCTTTACCTGACTGCAAGATATCACTCCCGTTATAATAGTTTGGTATTTTCTCATTTCCAAGCTGTCCCCAAGAGGCACGTAGCTTCAAGAAATTAAGCCAATTAGCATCTTGCATAAAATCTTCTTTCGAAATAATCCAACCTCCTGAAAAAGATGGAAACGTTCCCCACTGATTTCCTGAAGCAAATCGCGAAGATCCATCTCTTCTAATGTTAGCTTCAAACAAGTACTTGTTATCAAATACATAATTTATACGCCCGAAGTAGGATCGCAAACCAAGGTCGTAACTCCCGGCATTATTTTTCTGAGTAGCAGCATCGCCAAGATTGAGTACTCGCTGGTCATTGTTAACAAAGTTTTTTCGATAGCCACTTTGCCAATCGTAAGTAAACTCTTCTTCAGAATAACCGGCT is a genomic window containing:
- a CDS encoding glycoside hydrolase family 27 protein; this translates as MRSSIFFLSIFILAFFASCQPKKAIKTFNKNEFKSWAQTPPMGWNSWDCYGPTVEEHEVKANAGYMAEKLKAYGWEYIVVDIRWFVENDKAGGYNQTDPRYVIDEYGRYQPAVNRFPSAKEGKGFKELANYIHNKGLKFGIHIMRGIPKVAVENKLPIKGTDGITADQIYSTELQCEWLKDNYTIIADKSGAQEYYNSIFELYAEWGVDFIKIDDLSRPYHQGEIELIRKAIDHCGRPIVLSTSPGETPIEAGEHVQNHANMWRMVDDVWDTWAHITHLMDICQKWYPYIAPGTWPDCDMIPLGRISIRGERGNDRMTRLSMDEQYTLMTLFTIFKSPLMFGGDLPSNDEFTLSLLTNQEVLEMHREGSNVRQLFQKDGKLAITSKNSITGDIYLALFNISDSPVEVAVELNEIGVNSNCKVINLWTGEEISTTSDTFGRELAAHACGLFKLRQ
- a CDS encoding TIM-barrel domain-containing protein, which encodes MRKIIYLSFICLSIWMASCAPDGYEKTQFGIKAAIDSTEIEVQFFSPEIVRIIKSKQGFNFEKKSLSVIKSPEAQLLEINKTDQLITVKSSALQLTLDLVSGKIEFADLNGNELLTEKEAGSRFTPFDDAGKASFTVKQAFALENDEALYGLGQIQNGKLMQRGQTLEMKNSNLNITIPYFYSSKGYALYWDNYAVNTFVDNDEETSFEAIGDCADYYFMYSGIGTKAVAQMRDLTGQAPMMPLWTFGYWQSKERYKTQDELVNVLKEYRKLQVPIDGMIQDWQYWGKDSMWNAMTWKPIEYPNPKVMADQVHGMNGHLMVVAWPGFGPLTKQYKEFESKGMLINFDTWPPNGGVKPYDVYNPEARDIYWDYLNKGVFSIGTDAWWLDSTEPDHINVKESDFVEPTFLGSYQSVSNAFSLEHTKGIYDHQRETTSEKRVYILTRSSFAGQQRNGANSWSGDTGSSWENLGKQIPAAVNFSLSGVPYWNADIGGFFAGRYNKDGGAKNPEYQELYVRWAQFGALTPMMRSHGTDIPREIYQFGKRGDWAFDAIEKMIKLRYRMLPYLYSTAWQVTSNSGSFMYALPLLFPDDKKVADLNDEYVFGQSLLVAPVIKPMYTGKNNDKVFSNFSKTDSRRIYLPAGTEWFDFWTGEKLAGGQEINREAPIDLIPLYVKAGSILPWGPEVQYASEKKWDDLEIRIYPGADGEFTLYEDEGDNYNYEKGAYSTISFKWDDAQQTLSISDRKGEFSGMLSERQFRLVLVNSISGTGLAENTPVRTVTYIGKALSEKL
- a CDS encoding RagB/SusD family nutrient uptake outer membrane protein gives rise to the protein MKNTNKIITIFFLLSVLFGCSDDFLDKTPLDRLSPTTFYKNETQAKMALMGIYNAIQPNATPTHFYQFEFMSDNGYCQAAWQGSNEIGSWSTNSNSWAPNAKWQQDYKILTRANQFMKDINTAPVSDEVRTQMVAEAKFLRAYAYSDLITFFGDVPLITEVLTLDEAYVSRNAKSEVLTQILSDFTDAIAVLPKSYSEVGRATKGAALAYKAKILLYNEQWDEAAQAAKDVMDLEVYDFFSDYSGLFTEAKENNSEVIFDIQYTTNQPQPWPAEPFVLGTWQTSNITADMINSYYMTNGLPITDATSGYNDQDPYTNRDPRLASTVVLPGSTYGDATFIPASYAEYPCGAKPRKYAEYGVADVNTSTLNTILMRYADICLMRAEALIESGSTDQEIYDLIDAVRARVGMPAVESVEGTGLNQTQLREIVRHERRVEFCMEGTRYADMLRWKDESLVHDVYGYDKSKLSDPADPTKWVFEQIKITTINFNASKGWLWPVPQGDIDINENLLPNNPGY